A region of Channa argus isolate prfri chromosome 8, Channa argus male v1.0, whole genome shotgun sequence DNA encodes the following proteins:
- the fstl3 gene encoding follistatin-related protein 3 produces the protein MSFLIFVFGGILTLYQIGRNPASAGICWLQQSQDQRCDMVLMRGVTREECCAGGRLDTAWSNTSLPMNEVSLLGFLGIVSCKPCKETCEGVKCGPGKVCKMKTGRPQCVCSPDCSHISRKHAMCGSDGKTYKDECTLLMARCMGHPDLEVMYQGECKKSCSNVVCPGTHTCVTDQTNSAHCVMCRTTPCPIPMPSEQAICGNDNITYPSACHLRRATCFLGRSIGVRHYGHCNSPPRKALDLDGSEENAV, from the exons ATGAGctttctgatttttgtttttgggggGATTCTCACTTTGTATCAGATTGGGAGGAATCCAGCCAGTG CTGGGATATGCTGGCTGCAGCAGAGCCAGGACCAGCGATGCGACATGGTGCTGATGAGAGGGGTGACAAGAGAAGAATGCTGTGCTGGTGGGCGCCTGGACACAGCGTGGTCCAACACCAGTCTGCCCATGAATGAGGTCAGCCTGCTGGGTTTCCTGGGAATCGTCTCCTGTAAACCGTGCAAAG AGACTTGTGAAGGAGTCAAATGTGGTCCCGGGAAAGTTTGCAAGATGAAGACGGGCAGgcctcagtgtgtgtgctcTCCAGACTGCTCTCACATTTCCCGGAAACATGCTATGTGTGGCAGCGATGGGAAGACATATAAGGATGAGTGTACTCTGCTGATGGCTCGCTGCATGGGACACCCAGACCTGGAGGTCATGTACCAGGGAGAGTGCAAAA AGTCATGCTCCAATGTGGTGTGTCCAGGGACTCACACCTGTGTCACTGACCAGACAAACAGTGCTCACTGTGTCATGTGCCGCACTACACCTTGCCCAATACCCATGCCGTCTGAGCAGGCAATCTGTGGCAATGACAACATCACTTATCCTAGCGCCTGCCACCTCCGTCGTGCCACCTGCTTCCTGGGCCGTTCCATAGGAGTCCGTCACTATGGCCACTGCAACA GTCCCCCTCGGAAAGCTTTGGATCTCGATGGCAGTGAGGAAAATGCAGTCTAG